The genomic interval GCCATCCGCTCCAACTGCTCGGGCAGCACGCCCAGATGGGCCCGGACCTCCTCCGACACCGTCGGCAGGGACTCCGGGTCCGGGACCTCGCGGGCCGGCAGCTGGTGCTCGAAGGGACCCTGCTCAGGCTTGTGGAAGGAGGCGGTGAGATTGAAGATCGTGCGGCCCTGCTGTACGCCGGTGACCCGACGGGTGGTGAACGACCGCCCGTCCCGCACCCGCTCGACCTGGTACACGATCGGCACGCCCGGCCGGCCCGGGCGCAGGAAGTACGCGTGCAGCGAGTGCACGGGCCGGTCGCCCTCCGTGGTGCGCCCCGCGGCGACCAGCGCCTGGCCGGCGACCTGGCCGCCGAAGACCCGCTGTAGCGACTCGTGCGGGCTGCGGCCACGGAAGATGTTGACCTCGATCTGCTCCAGGTCGAGCAGGTCGACGAGCCGCTCTGCCGGGTTCGTCATGGGTGGGATTCTCCTGTGCTCACAGCTGGCCGACGTCGGTGACACGGACGACCGCACGGCCCTCGGTGTCGGAGGCCGCGAGATCGATCTCCGCGCTGATGCCCCAGTCATGATCGCCGTTCGGGTCGGCGAAAATCTGCCGAACGCGCCACAGGCTGTGCTGCGGCTCCTCCTCGATGAGCAGGAGCTTGGGCCCACGGGCGTCGGGGCCGGTGCCGAGGTCCTCGTACTCGTCCCAGTACTTGTCCATCGCCTCGCCCCACGCGTCCGCGTCCCAGCCCGACTCGGCGTCCAACCCGCCCAGTTCGTCGACATGGTCGAGGGCGGCGAGTTCGACGCGGCGGAACATCGCGTTGCGCACCAGGACTCGGAAAGCGCGCGCGTTCGCGGTGACCGGCTTGACCTGGTCGGCCTTCTCCTGGGCCTCCTCTGCGGTCATCTCCGCCGGGTTCGCGAGCTGCTCCCACTCGTCCAGCAGACTGGAGTCGACCTGACGCACCATCTCGCCGAGCCAGGCGATCAGATCCTCCAGATCCTCGGACTTGAGGTCGTCCGGGACGGTGTGGTCGAGGGCCTTGAAGGCGCCGGCGAGGTAACGCAGCACGATGCCCTCGGTGCGGGCCAGCTCGTAGTACGAGGTCAACTCCGTGAAGGACATGGCCCGTTCGTACATGTCACGGATCACGGACTTCGGGGACAATGGGTGGTCGCCAACCCAGGGGTGGCTCTTGCGGTACGTGTTGTACGCGTGGAAGAGCAACTCCTCCAGCGGCTTGGGGTAGCTGACGTCCTGGAGGCGCTCCATGCGGTCCTCGTACTCGACGCCGTCCGCCTTCATCGCGGCGACGGCCTCGCCGCGCGCCTTGTTCTGCTGGGCGGCCAGGATCTGCCGCGGGTCGTCCAGCGTGGACTCGACGACGGACACCATGTCCAGCGCGTACGACGGCGATTCGGGGTCCAGCAGCTCGAACGCGGCGAGCGCGAAGGTCGACAGCGGCTGGTTGAGCGCGAAGTCCTGCTGAAGGTCGACCGTGAGGCGCACGATGCGGCCCTCGGCGTCCGGGGTGTCGAGCTTCTCGACGATGCCGCCGTCCAGGAGCGAGCGGTAGATGGCGATCGCGCGCCGGATGTGCCGCAACTGCTGCTTGCGCGGCTCGTGGTTGTCCTCCAGGAGATGCCGCATCGCGTCGAAGGCGTTGCCCGGGCGGGCGATCACCGACAGCAGCATCGTGTGCGTGACCCGGAAGCGGGACGTCAACGGCTCCGGGTCGGAGGTGATGAGCTTCTCGAAGGTGCCGTCCGACCAGCCGACGAAGCCCTCGGGCGCCTTCTTGCGGACGACCTTCCGGCGCTTCTTCGGGTCGTCGCCCGCCTTGGCGAGCGCCTTCTCGTTCTCGACGACGTGCTCGGGGGCCTGCGCGACCACGAGCCCCGCCGTGTCGAAGCCGGCGCGTCCGGCGCGGCCCGCGATCTGGTGGAACTCGCGGGCGCGCAGCGTGCGCACCCGGATGCCGTCGTACTTGGCCAGCGCCGTGAACAGCACGGTGCGGATGGGCACGTTGACCCCCACCCCGAGCGTGTCCGTACCGCAGATGACCTTCAACAGACCGGCCTGCGCGAGCTTCTCCACCAGGCGCCGGTACTTGGGCAGCATGCCGGCGTGGTGCACACCGATGCCGTGCCGTACGTAACGGGAGAGATTGCGGCCGAACTTGGTGGTGAAGCGGAAGTTGCCGATCAGCTCGGCGATCTGGTCCTTCTCCTCGCGCGAGCTCATGTTGATGCTCATCAGCGCCTGCGCCCGCTCCACGGCCTGCGCCTGGGTGAAGTGCACGATGTAGACCGGCGCCTGCCTGGTCTCCAGCAGCTCGGTCAGCGTCTCGGTGAGCGGGGTCAGCCGGTACTCGTAGGACAGCGGCACCGGCCGGATCGCCGAACGGACCACCGAAGTGGGGCGCCCGGTACGACGGGTGAGGTCCTTCTCGAACATCGCGACGTCGCCGAGCGTGGCCGACATCAGGATGAACTGCGCCTGCGGCAGCTCCAGGATCGGGATCTGCCAGGCCCAGCCGCGGTCCGCCTCCGCGTAGAAGTGGAACTCGTCCATGACGACCTGGCCGACGTCCGCGTGCTTGCCGTCCCGCAGGGCGATCGACGCGAGGACCTCCGCGGTGCAGCAGATGATGGGGGCGTCGGAGTTGACGGACGCGTCGCCGGTCAGCATGCCGACGTTATCGGTGCCGAACATCTTGCACAGCTCGAAGAACTTCTCCGAGACCAGGGCCTTGATCGGGGCGGTGTAGAAGGTGACCTCGTCCCGGGCCAGCGCCGCGAAGTGCGCACCGGCGGCGATCATGCTTTTGCCGGAGCCGGTGGGCGTCGACACGATCACGTTCGCACCGGAGACCACCTCGATCAGCGCCTCCTCCTGATGGGGGTAGAGCGTGAGACCGCGTTCCTTGGCCCAGGACTCGAAGGCTTCGTAGAGGGCGTCGGGATCTGCGGTCGGCGGCAACTGGTCGATGAGGGTCACGACCCCATCTTGCCTGGCGCCGTGGCCGATGGGGGAATCGGCTGCGGGGACGAAGATCGCTACCGCTACGCTGTGTCGCCGACAGAGTGTCAGGGCGCCCGAGCAACTGACCGGCGGCGTAAGAGGAATGGGGCGGGGAACGGCCATGATGGGACCAGCACACTCACTGTCGGGAGCGGCGGCCTGGCTCGGCGTCGGAGCGGCGACTGCCGCGGCCGGGCATCCGATGCCCTGGCCGGTGATCCTGGTCGGCGCCCTGATCTGCGCCGGCGCCGCGCTCGCCCCGGACCTCGACCACAAGGCGGCGACCATCTCCCGGGCCTTCGGACCCGTATCCAAGGCTTTGTGCGAGATCGTCGACAAGCTCTCGTACGCCGCGTACAAGGGGACCAGGAAGCAGGGCGACCCGCGCCGCTCCGGAGGGCACCGCACCCTTACCCATACCTGGTTGTGGGCGGTTCTGATCGGGGCGGGGAGCGCGGCCGTGGCGATCATGGGCGGTCGCTGGGGGGTGCTGGTGATCCTCTTCGTGCACATGGTGCTGGCCATCGAGGGGTTGCTGTGGCGGGCGGCCCGCGGCTCCAGCAGCGACATCCTGGTGTGGCTGCTGGCGGCGACCAGCGCGTGGATCCTGGCCGGAGTGCTGGACAAGCCGGGCAACGGTTCGGACTGGCTGTTCACGGACCAGCACCAGTACCTGTGGCTGGGACTGCCGGTCGTGCTGGGTGCGCTGGTGCACGACATCGGGGACGCGCTGACCGTCTCCGGCTGCCCGATCCTGTGGCCGATCCCCTTGGGCCGCAAGCGTTGGTACCCGATCGGGCCGCCGAAGGTGATGCGGTTCCGCGCGGGCAGCTGGATCGAGCTCAAGGTGCTGATGCCGGTGTTCATACTCCTCGGGGGAGTGGGCTGCGCGGCGGCGCTCAACGTGATCTGAGGCCCGGCCTCGGTCCCGGCGTCCGCACCGACGCGGATGCCGGCTCACGCCCCGTCGGAACCCTGGCCCGCCTCGCCGCCGCCGTAGCGCCGCTCGAACTGGGCGATGCGTCCCTCCGTGTCCACCGTCCGCGCCTTACCGGTGTAGAAGGGGTGGCTCTCCGAGGAGATCTCCACGTCCACGACCGGGTAGGTCTCGCCGTCGTCCCACTCGATGGTCCGGTCGCTGGTCGCGGTGGACCGGGTCAGGAAGGCGTATCCGGCGGCGCGGTCCCGGAAGACCACGGGGTGGTAGTCGGGCTGCTTGTCCTGCTGCATGACTGCTCCTCCTGCGACGTTGGTGCGGTGGACGGCGAAGGGCCGGCGAGGTCAGCCGTAGAGGGAGTCCTCGTCCTCGTCGACGATGTGCATCGCGGCCTCCTCGGCGGAGGCGGCGGCACCGTCGATGCCCACGTCCGTGGCGACCAGGCCGCTCTCCTGGTCCTCGTGTGCTCCTTCGTCGGGTGCCACGAGCCGGCCCGAGCGGGTGTCTCCGACCTCGGTGTCCAGGAGCTCGCCGTCGGTGTCCTCGGAGTCGCCGATGCCGTCGCCGTCGGACACGCCGAGATCCGGGACCTCCTCGGCGAGGCGCTGGTCGAGCGTCTCGCCGTGCTCGCGCCCAGCGGCCGTCACGTCGTCGCGTTCCACCGCCCAGGGGCGGTCCGGTGGGGACCAGCCGCGGTCGAGGGGGTCCTCCACGCCGTCGGCCACCAGGGTGTCCTCCGCGTCGAGCAGACCCGCGTCGTCCTGCACCTCGGATCCGTCGGGCTGGTAGACGTCGTCTCCCCATCCGTCGGCGCTGTTCACGGGTACCTCCAGGTGGTGGGGACCGGCCCGTTCTCACCGCGGTCGGCGGCGGGTCGCCGCTGTGCGGGGCACACTCGGCGCCCGGCACGAACCACATGGTCCCCGGGCACTCCCCGAACCGGTGCCACTCCCCAGCCTTCCACCCCTTTTCCCCACCGCGCAACGCCACGACCCCGGCCCGCATCCGGTTCCGGCGCGACAAGGCGCCCCGAAAGGGGCGCGGGGAACTGCGCGACCAGCCCCCACCGGCCCGCAGGTTCCCACCGATCCGCAGGTCATTCACGTCCCTCCCCGACCAGCCCCCCACCGACCCGCACCCCAGTCCCCGCTCAACCAGCGGAGCTACCCGTGCCACGACCGCCAAAGCGCCGCGTACGCCCCCTCCGCCGCCACCAACTCGTCATGGCTCCCCAGCTCACTGATCCGCCCGTTCTCGACGACGGCGATGACGTCCGCGTCATGGGCGGTGTGCAGACGGTGCGCGATCGCGACGACCGTGCGACCGTCGAGGACGCGCGCCAGGGACCGTTCGAGGTGCCGGGCCGCGCGCGGGTCGAGAAGCGAGGTCGCCTCGTCCAGGACCAGGGTGTGCGGATCGGCCAGCACCAGCCGAGCCAGCGCGATCTGCTGGGCCTGGGCCGGGGTGAGCGCGAGCCCGCCCGAGCCGACCTCGGTGTCCAGACCCTCGTCCAGCGCCCGCGCCCACCCGTCCGCGTCGACCGCGCCCAGCGCCGCCCACAGCTCGGCGTCCCCCGCGTCGGTCCGGGCGAGCAGGAGGTTGTCGCGCAGGGAGCCCACGAAGACGTGGTGCTCCTGGTTGACGAGGGCCACATGGGAGCGGACGTGTTCCGCGGTCATCCGGGAGAGTTCGGCGCCGCCGAGGGTGATCCGGCCGTCCCGGGGCGCGTAGATGCCGGCGAGCAGCCTGCCCAGCGTGGACTTGCCCGCGCCCGAGGGGCCGACCAGGGCCAGCCGGGTGCCGGGCGCGACCTCCAGGGACACCTTGCGGAGCACGTCGACGCCCTCGCGGTAGCCGAAGTGCACCCGGTCCGCGTGCACGTCCCGGCCCTCGGGGGACAGCGCGGCGTCCCCGGCATCGGGCTCGATGTCACGGACGCCGACCAGCCGGGCCAGCGAGACCTGGGCGACCTGGAGCTCGTCGTACCAGCGCAGGATCAGGTTCACCGGGTCGACGAGCATCTGCGCGATGAGGGCGCCCGTCGTCAGTTCGCCCACGTCGATCCAGCCCCGCAGGACGAACACCCCGCCGAGCATCAGGACCGAGCAGAGCACCGTGACATGGGTGACGTTGATCACCGGGAAGAGCACCGACCGCAGCCAGAGCGTGTAGTTCTCCCAGGCGGTCCACTCCTTGACGCGGCGCTCGGAGAGGGCGATGCGCCGGTCGCCGAGGCGGTGGGCCTCGACGGTCCGGCCGGCGTCCACGGTCTCGGCGAGGGCCGCGGCCACGGCGGCGTACCCTGCGGCCTCGGAGCGGTAGCCGGCCGGTGCGCGCTTGAAGTACCAGCGGCAGCCGATCACCAGCACCGGCACCGCGATCAGCACGGCGGGCGCGAGCGGCGGCACGGTGACGACGAGACCGCCGATCAGCAGCACCACCCACACCACACCGATCGCCAGTTGCGGCACGGCTTCCCGCATCGCGTTGGCGAGCCGGTCGATGTCGGTGGTGATGCGGGACAGGAGGTCGCCGGTGCCCGCCCGTTCCAGGACGCCCGGCGGCAGCCCGACCGACCGGACGAGGAAGTCCTCGCGCAGGTCGGCCAGCATCCGCTCGCCGAGCATCGCGCCCCGCAACCGCACCTGCCGGATGAACAGGGCCTGCACGGCGAGCGCGGCCACGAACACCCCGATGGTCAGGCCGAGATGGAGTTCCCGCGCGCCGTCCGACACCCGCTCGACGAGATCGCCGAGCAGATAGGGACCCACCATCGAGGCGATCACGGCGACCGTGTTCACGGTGACGAGAAGGAGGAAGGCACGGCGATGCCGGTGGAACAGCTCGGACACGTACGCGCGTACGGTCGCGGGGGCGCCGACCGGCAGGGTGTTCGCCGTGGTCGGGGCCGCCGGGTCGTAGGCCGGGGGCGCCACGCCGATCATGCGCTCTCCTCGATTTCTTCCAGTGCGCTCCGCAGAGCGGTTTCGTCGTCCAGGGCGCCTCGCAGGGAGGCATCGTCGTCTTCCACGGCATCCAGGAGGGGAGCCTCGTCCTGGTTCGACTCGCCCCGCAGGGAGGCCTGTTCGCCGTCCGACGCCTCCCGTGACGCGGACTCCTCCTCGGTCTCGCGCGTCACCACCGCCCGGTACCGGGGCTCGCTCCGGAGCAGGTCGCGGTGGGCACCGACCGCCACCACCTCGCCCTCGTGCACGAGCACGACCCGGTCCGCGTGGTCCAGGAGCAGCGGCGAGGAGGTGAACACCACCGTGGTCCGGCCGGTCCTCAACTCCCGTACGCCGTCGGCGATCCGGGCCTCGGTGTGGGAGTCGACGGCGGAGGTCGGCTCGTCCAGCACGAGGACCTCCGGGTCCGTGATCAACGACCGTGCCAGGGCGAGCCGTTGGCGCTGGCCGCCGGAGAGGGAGCGTCCGCGTTCGGTGATGCGGGCGTCCATCGGGTCCTCGGTGTCGAGCGAACCCTGCGCGAGCGCCACCAGCACATCCCCGCACTGCGCGGCGGCCAGGGCCTCCGCCGCGCCGACCGCACCCGAGGCGGGCACGTCGAGCAGTTCGCGCAGCGAACCGGACAGCAGCACCGGGTCCTTGTCCTGGACGAGGACGGCGGTGCGCGCCGAGTCGAGGGGGAGTTCGTCGAGCGGTACGCCGTCCAGGAGCACGGAGACGCCCGCCTCGGCGGGGTGTCCGCCGAGCCGTTCCGCCAGTCGCCCGGCCGCGTCCGGGTCGCCGCACACCACGGCGGTGAGCCGGCCGGAGGGCGCGAGCAGACCGGTGTCGGGGTCGTACAGATCGCCGGCGGGCACCTCGGCCGCGCGCGTCCCCCCGGTGTCGGTGACCCGCTCCAGGGACAGGACGCGCGCGGCGCGTTTGGCGGAGGGCCGGGAGAAGGAGTACGCCATGGCGATCTCCTCGAAGTGCCGCAGCGGGTAGGACATGACCATCACCGCGCTGTAGACGGTGACCAGTTCGCCGACGGTGATCCGTCCCTCGCGGGCCAGCCGCACGCCGTGCCAGACGATCGCGATCAGCAGCAGACCCGGCATCAGCACCTGGATCGCGGAGATGACCGCCCACATCCGGGCACTGCGCACAGCCGCGTGGCGTACCTCCTGGGAGGCACGGCGGTAGCGGTCGAGGAAGAGCTCCTCGCCGCCGATGCCGCGCAGCACCCGCAGCCCGGCGACGGTGTCGGAGGCGAGTTCGGTGGCGCGGCCCGCCTTCTCGCGCTGCACGTCGGCGCGCCGGGTGGCGCGGGGCAGCAGCGGCAGCACGGACACCGCCAGCACGGGCACCCCCACGGCGACGACGACACCGAGCGCGGGTTGGTACAGGAGCAGGCCGACGCACGCGATGACGAGCGTCAGCGCGGCGGCCAGGAAGCGGGACAGTGCCTCCACGAACCAGCCGATCTTCTCGACGTCACCCGTGGACACGGCCACCACCTCACCGGCGGCGACCCGCCGGGTCAGTGCCGAGCCGAGGTGGGCCGCCTGGCGGGCCAGCAGTTGCTGGACGCGGGCGGCGGCCGTGATCCAGTTGGTGACGGCGGCCCGGTGCAGGAAGGTGTCGCCCACGGCGATGCCCGCCCCGCACAGCACCAGCAGCCCGCCGGTCTGGGCCAGCCGGCTCCCGGAGCGGTCGACCACGGCCTGCACGGCGAACCCCACACAGAACGGCAGCGCGGAGACGGACACGAAGTGCAGCAGTCCCCAGGCCAGGGACTTGAGCTGACCACCGAGCTGATTCCGGCCGAGCCACCACAGGAATCGGGGCCCCGAGCGCGCGTCGGGCACACCCGGGTCGGGATACGGAAGGTCTTGAATCTGCATGACGTCCCAGTGGCTCTTGTCAGACGGGAAGGGGGAGGGAGGAAGCGTGGAGCGCGGCAACACACCGCGAGCGGAGTACGGCAACAAACCGTGAAAGGTTCGCGTCGCAGAGTGGTCCGGAGCAAGCGGTTTTCCCTGGCAGGGGTCAGAACCGGCGTTCACCCATCAGGGGCGAGATGTCCGTGACCTCACGCAATGCCATCGAATGCGATGTGACCATGGCTCGATGCAGAGTGGCGGCACACGACGTGCGACGGTCGCGATGGCGGCTCTCGGTTCCCTCCTGACGATGACGACCCTGTCCGCGTGCGGAAGCGCGCACTCCGGACACCCCGGCGGCACGGAAGGGAGACCCGGCGCCCGGGCGACCCACCCGAGACCGGCCGTCACCACCTCCGCCCCGGACCCGACCCGTATCCCGGACGTCGGCGACCGGCTCCAGCGCGCCGTCCTCACCGACACGAGCCAGGTCCTCACGGTCTACGGCAACGGCAAGGACTCTCCGGACTCCACCGCCGTCCTGTTCACCAAGCATGGCAACACCTGGGCCCGGGCCGCCAGTTGGCCCGCGCACAACGGCAAGCTGGGCTGGACCACCGACCACCACCTCGGCGACAAACGCAGCCCCGTCGGCGTGTTCACGCTGACCGCCGCGGGCGGTGTGCTCGACGACCCGGGCACGGCACTGCCGTACTCCCAGGACGAGTCGTACGAGGCGCCGCGCGACTGGGACGAGTCGCACTGGCACGACTTCGACTACGTCATCGCCATCGACTACAACCGCGTCCCCGGCACCCCGCCCGACGACGCGGAGCAGCCCGAGGGCGAGGACAAGGGTGGCGGGATCTGGTTGCACCTGGACCACGGCAGCGGTACGTCCGCCTGTGTCAGCCTCTCCAAGGAGGCGATGGAGTACCTGCTGCGCACACTCGACCCGGCCCGGCATCCCGTGGTGCTGATGGGGGACAGGGCGGACCTCAAGGGGTAGAACACCGCCCATGAGAAGCCGGATAGTCATGTCCATGCTCGCCGGAGCGACCCTCCTGGCGAGCACCCTCCTCGGAGCGAGCCCCGCCCAGGCGGCCGACACGACGGCCCAAGTAGCCGACACGAAGAGCCGGTCGGTCGACACGAAGGCCCAAGTCGCAGACATCCCCGCCGAGTTCGGCACCGACTGGCACGACCCCCTCACCGCCGCCCCACCCATCGCCAGGCCCGCGACGAAGTCCTGCCAAGTCACCCTCGCCGACACCGAGTTCCGCGACTTCACCCCGTACCAGGGCACTTACACCCCGCCCAAGGCCTGCGGCGACCACTGGAGCAAGGTCGTCCTGCGCCTCGACGGCACGGTCAAGGGCCGGCAGTACGACCGACTCGGCTACCTGCACGTCGGCGGCGTCGAGATCCTCCGCACATCGACGCCGGAACCCTCGCCCGACGGCATCGCCTGGTCCGTCGAGAAGGACGTCACCCGCTACAGTGCCACCTTCCGCAGCACGCA from Streptomyces sp. NBC_01288 carries:
- a CDS encoding type B 50S ribosomal protein L31 produces the protein MQQDKQPDYHPVVFRDRAAGYAFLTRSTATSDRTIEWDDGETYPVVDVEISSESHPFYTGKARTVDTEGRIAQFERRYGGGEAGQGSDGA
- a CDS encoding L,D-transpeptidase family protein, producing MQSGGTRRATVAMAALGSLLTMTTLSACGSAHSGHPGGTEGRPGARATHPRPAVTTSAPDPTRIPDVGDRLQRAVLTDTSQVLTVYGNGKDSPDSTAVLFTKHGNTWARAASWPAHNGKLGWTTDHHLGDKRSPVGVFTLTAAGGVLDDPGTALPYSQDESYEAPRDWDESHWHDFDYVIAIDYNRVPGTPPDDAEQPEGEDKGGGIWLHLDHGSGTSACVSLSKEAMEYLLRTLDPARHPVVLMGDRADLKG
- a CDS encoding ABC transporter ATP-binding protein; the protein is MQIQDLPYPDPGVPDARSGPRFLWWLGRNQLGGQLKSLAWGLLHFVSVSALPFCVGFAVQAVVDRSGSRLAQTGGLLVLCGAGIAVGDTFLHRAAVTNWITAAARVQQLLARQAAHLGSALTRRVAAGEVVAVSTGDVEKIGWFVEALSRFLAAALTLVIACVGLLLYQPALGVVVAVGVPVLAVSVLPLLPRATRRADVQREKAGRATELASDTVAGLRVLRGIGGEELFLDRYRRASQEVRHAAVRSARMWAVISAIQVLMPGLLLIAIVWHGVRLAREGRITVGELVTVYSAVMVMSYPLRHFEEIAMAYSFSRPSAKRAARVLSLERVTDTGGTRAAEVPAGDLYDPDTGLLAPSGRLTAVVCGDPDAAGRLAERLGGHPAEAGVSVLLDGVPLDELPLDSARTAVLVQDKDPVLLSGSLRELLDVPASGAVGAAEALAAAQCGDVLVALAQGSLDTEDPMDARITERGRSLSGGQRQRLALARSLITDPEVLVLDEPTSAVDSHTEARIADGVRELRTGRTTVVFTSSPLLLDHADRVVLVHEGEVVAVGAHRDLLRSEPRYRAVVTRETEEESASREASDGEQASLRGESNQDEAPLLDAVEDDDASLRGALDDETALRSALEEIEESA
- a CDS encoding ABC transporter ATP-binding protein — its product is MIGVAPPAYDPAAPTTANTLPVGAPATVRAYVSELFHRHRRAFLLLVTVNTVAVIASMVGPYLLGDLVERVSDGARELHLGLTIGVFVAALAVQALFIRQVRLRGAMLGERMLADLREDFLVRSVGLPPGVLERAGTGDLLSRITTDIDRLANAMREAVPQLAIGVVWVVLLIGGLVVTVPPLAPAVLIAVPVLVIGCRWYFKRAPAGYRSEAAGYAAVAAALAETVDAGRTVEAHRLGDRRIALSERRVKEWTAWENYTLWLRSVLFPVINVTHVTVLCSVLMLGGVFVLRGWIDVGELTTGALIAQMLVDPVNLILRWYDELQVAQVSLARLVGVRDIEPDAGDAALSPEGRDVHADRVHFGYREGVDVLRKVSLEVAPGTRLALVGPSGAGKSTLGRLLAGIYAPRDGRITLGGAELSRMTAEHVRSHVALVNQEHHVFVGSLRDNLLLARTDAGDAELWAALGAVDADGWARALDEGLDTEVGSGGLALTPAQAQQIALARLVLADPHTLVLDEATSLLDPRAARHLERSLARVLDGRTVVAIAHRLHTAHDADVIAVVENGRISELGSHDELVAAEGAYAALWRSWHG
- a CDS encoding acyl-CoA thioesterase; this encodes MTNPAERLVDLLDLEQIEVNIFRGRSPHESLQRVFGGQVAGQALVAAGRTTEGDRPVHSLHAYFLRPGRPGVPIVYQVERVRDGRSFTTRRVTGVQQGRTIFNLTASFHKPEQGPFEHQLPAREVPDPESLPTVSEEVRAHLGVLPEQLERMARRQPFDIRYADGLRWSAEEIKDAEPRSAVWMRAVGPLGDDPLVHTCALTYASDMTLLDAVRIPVEPLWGPRNFDMASLDHAMWFHRPFRADEWFLYDQESPIATGGRGLARGRIYDLEGRLLVSVVQEGLFRAL
- a CDS encoding metal-dependent hydrolase, translated to MMGPAHSLSGAAAWLGVGAATAAAGHPMPWPVILVGALICAGAALAPDLDHKAATISRAFGPVSKALCEIVDKLSYAAYKGTRKQGDPRRSGGHRTLTHTWLWAVLIGAGSAAVAIMGGRWGVLVILFVHMVLAIEGLLWRAARGSSSDILVWLLAATSAWILAGVLDKPGNGSDWLFTDQHQYLWLGLPVVLGALVHDIGDALTVSGCPILWPIPLGRKRWYPIGPPKVMRFRAGSWIELKVLMPVFILLGGVGCAAALNVI
- a CDS encoding DUF5709 domain-containing protein, whose amino-acid sequence is MNSADGWGDDVYQPDGSEVQDDAGLLDAEDTLVADGVEDPLDRGWSPPDRPWAVERDDVTAAGREHGETLDQRLAEEVPDLGVSDGDGIGDSEDTDGELLDTEVGDTRSGRLVAPDEGAHEDQESGLVATDVGIDGAAASAEEAAMHIVDEDEDSLYG
- a CDS encoding DEAD/DEAH box helicase; this translates as MTLIDQLPPTADPDALYEAFESWAKERGLTLYPHQEEALIEVVSGANVIVSTPTGSGKSMIAAGAHFAALARDEVTFYTAPIKALVSEKFFELCKMFGTDNVGMLTGDASVNSDAPIICCTAEVLASIALRDGKHADVGQVVMDEFHFYAEADRGWAWQIPILELPQAQFILMSATLGDVAMFEKDLTRRTGRPTSVVRSAIRPVPLSYEYRLTPLTETLTELLETRQAPVYIVHFTQAQAVERAQALMSINMSSREEKDQIAELIGNFRFTTKFGRNLSRYVRHGIGVHHAGMLPKYRRLVEKLAQAGLLKVICGTDTLGVGVNVPIRTVLFTALAKYDGIRVRTLRAREFHQIAGRAGRAGFDTAGLVVAQAPEHVVENEKALAKAGDDPKKRRKVVRKKAPEGFVGWSDGTFEKLITSDPEPLTSRFRVTHTMLLSVIARPGNAFDAMRHLLEDNHEPRKQQLRHIRRAIAIYRSLLDGGIVEKLDTPDAEGRIVRLTVDLQQDFALNQPLSTFALAAFELLDPESPSYALDMVSVVESTLDDPRQILAAQQNKARGEAVAAMKADGVEYEDRMERLQDVSYPKPLEELLFHAYNTYRKSHPWVGDHPLSPKSVIRDMYERAMSFTELTSYYELARTEGIVLRYLAGAFKALDHTVPDDLKSEDLEDLIAWLGEMVRQVDSSLLDEWEQLANPAEMTAEEAQEKADQVKPVTANARAFRVLVRNAMFRRVELAALDHVDELGGLDAESGWDADAWGEAMDKYWDEYEDLGTGPDARGPKLLLIEEEPQHSLWRVRQIFADPNGDHDWGISAEIDLAASDTEGRAVVRVTDVGQL